A stretch of DNA from bacterium HR17:
TTTGCATTCGGTGCACTCCAATTGCACGGTAATGCGCATCGTCGTTCACCCCATTTGTCGCAGTTTTTCAAGGGAAGGCGTTTTGTTCCCGGTGCTGTTGCAGGCAACTCTCGGCAGCCCGAATTTTAGCGCACAGTCGTTGCGCCTTGCGTTAAGAGCGCGTGAGCAGCGGCGACACCCAATGCGTGAGCGACAGCGTTCCACTGTTGGGGGTCATCGGGCAATGCGGTGGTGGCGTAATGGCGCCAAACATGGCTGCCGTCGGGGGCAGCCACAGCGACCCAAAGGAGCAGTTGGTGCCCCTGCACTTGCGCCCATGCGCCGACAGCGGTGTGGCAGCCAGCGCCTAAAGCGTGCATCGCTGCCCGTTCCGCTGCGACTTCCGCGCGCAATTGCGGCTCGTCCAGTGACGCCAGCAACTCCAGCGTCGCCGCATCGCCAGCGCGCGACTCCACCGCTAACACCCCTTGCCCCGCTGCAGGGCAGCAGAGTTCAGGTGGCAGCAAGCAATTGATGCGTTCATGCAAGCCCAACCGCAGCAATCCGGCAGCCGCGACGACGATGGCGTCATACTGCCCCGCGTCCAATTTGCGCAACCGCGTGTCCACATTGCCCCGCAGTTCCAGCAGTTGCCAGTGCGGGAAGGCGTATTTGAGTTGGGCTTGGCGGCGCAGCGACGAAGTGCCGACCCGCGCGCCGACGGGCAGTTGAGCGACGACCGTTTGCCAATCGTAGGTGCCTGCCATGCCCCGCACGACCAACGCATCGCGCGGCTCAATGCGGTTGCACAGCGCCGCCAGCGTTAAACCGTCGGGCAGTTCCGTCGGCAAGTCCTTGAGGCTGTGGACGGCGCAATCAATCGCGCCCGCTAGCAAGGCAGATTCAATCTCCTTGACAAAAAAACCTTTGCCCGCCACTTCCCGCAAGGGGCGGTCGGTGATGACATCACCTTTGGTGCGGATGACGACAATTTCAACGGGTAAAGTTGGGTCGCGCGTCGTCAACGCCTCCACGACCCATTGGGTCTGCACCAGTGCCAATTGGCTGCCCCGCGTGCCGATGCGCAGCGGGTGGCGAGTAGACATCGCCGTGTCATCTCCCAACCCTTCACCTTTGCCGGTTCAATCTCGGGCGAACGCGACGGGACGCGTTTGCTTCAGGTAAGGTTGCAAGCGTTGCAAGACGACATCCTCCGTGTCCCCCACATCGTCCACATTCTTGAACAGCCAGAACTCCATCGGGAAGACGAATTCGCTTCCGGGGCGGATGGTCACGAAGTGGCTCAGGCATTCCACTTCAATGAACTCTTGACACGAATAAACCTCCACTGTGCAGCCGCCGTCAGGGTAAACGCCCTTCGGGTTGACGGGGAAGCGTTTGACGAACAACACGCGGTCTTTGGGATGGTAATAAGCGACCCAACCTTGCTTGGTGTCGGTGCCGATTTTAGCCTCGTCGTTATGGCGTTGGTTGGTGACGGTGGCGCTGACGCGGTAGGTGCCGACGACTTTCTCGCGGGGCGGGACTTTCGCCTGATCCACGACGATGAGCCGATTGAAGAAGGAAAAGCGCGGGTCGGTTGGGTTGGCGTAACTCCACAAAACGATGCGCCGAATGTCAGCGAAAGCGGCGAGGTTGCCGACATCCAGCGGGACGATCGCTCTGCCGCCAGGCTTCATGACGGGCAAACTCCACGCGGCGTAGGTGACAGGACGGCGCCAAACATTGCGCAGGCGCATCGTCACCCGCACGCAGGG
This window harbors:
- the hemC gene encoding Porphobilinogen deaminase, which codes for MSTRHPLRIGTRGSQLALVQTQWVVEALTTRDPTLPVEIVVIRTKGDVITDRPLREVAGKGFFVKEIESALLAGAIDCAVHSLKDLPTELPDGLTLAALCNRIEPRDALVVRGMAGTYDWQTVVAQLPVGARVGTSSLRRQAQLKYAFPHWQLLELRGNVDTRLRKLDAGQYDAIVVAAAGLLRLGLHERINCLLPPELCCPAAGQGVLAVESRAGDAATLELLASLDEPQLRAEVAAERAAMHALGAGCHTAVGAWAQVQGHQLLLWVAVAAPDGSHVWRHYATTALPDDPQQWNAVAHALGVAAAHALLTQGATTVR